In Legionella spiritensis, the following proteins share a genomic window:
- a CDS encoding FAD assembly factor SdhE, with the protein MLELDLILNQFVDRHLETLTEHQLGQMESLLDCSDPELYSWLLDSESPGDKELHDIVQLVRSYR; encoded by the coding sequence ATGCTTGAGCTGGATCTGATTCTTAACCAGTTTGTTGACCGGCATCTTGAAACGTTGACCGAGCACCAGCTTGGACAGATGGAATCCTTGCTGGATTGTTCAGATCCCGAACTCTATAGCTGGTTGCTGGATAGCGAATCACCGGGAGACAAGGAATTGCATGACATCGTCCAATTGGTCAGGTCGTATCGTTAG
- the ygfZ gene encoding CAF17-like 4Fe-4S cluster assembly/insertion protein YgfZ yields the protein MQMTHSSNTGCRVYQSVLPVPEELNFQTDKNYLFLLSDLAVISVIGGQARDFLQGQLTCDMNRIDPNTMSPGAMCNLKGRILALPHVLDWHGYKMILPNDLIVDTIASLSKTAMLSRVVLEADRQLTVLGLRRTNDKDIIPDFPLPLTSHAVTFSDQHCCYAIANDLFVIIADRTTGASLIQKYNEKQQLRGSLAWHHLQLENHHVAIYPETRGLFLPHRLDLPRLGYISFDKGCYKGQEIIARTHYRAKLKHHLQTFIINATQPLMPGSKLLDADTNQEVGELVDYCARDEHSFLIAASILIDHPQHIKIEGHHDIITL from the coding sequence ATGCAAATGACCCATTCAAGCAATACAGGTTGCCGAGTTTACCAATCGGTTTTGCCTGTCCCGGAAGAACTGAATTTTCAAACGGATAAAAACTATCTGTTTTTACTTTCCGACCTTGCAGTTATTTCGGTTATCGGTGGGCAAGCCCGTGATTTTCTGCAAGGACAACTAACCTGCGATATGAACCGTATTGACCCCAATACCATGAGTCCGGGCGCCATGTGCAATTTGAAAGGACGAATCCTTGCATTACCTCATGTTCTGGATTGGCACGGCTATAAAATGATACTCCCTAATGATTTGATCGTCGACACGATCGCTTCCCTAAGTAAAACGGCCATGTTATCTCGTGTGGTTCTTGAAGCGGACAGGCAACTAACTGTTCTTGGCCTGAGACGAACAAATGATAAAGATATTATTCCTGATTTTCCGCTCCCGTTAACATCTCACGCAGTCACTTTTAGCGACCAACACTGTTGTTATGCTATCGCGAACGATCTGTTTGTCATTATCGCTGACCGGACAACCGGCGCTTCCCTGATTCAGAAATACAACGAGAAACAGCAGCTCCGTGGTTCCCTGGCATGGCATCATCTGCAACTTGAAAATCATCATGTCGCCATTTATCCTGAAACGCGTGGCTTGTTTCTACCCCATCGCCTGGATTTACCTCGGTTGGGTTATATCAGTTTCGACAAAGGCTGTTACAAAGGACAGGAAATTATTGCCCGCACGCATTATCGCGCGAAATTAAAACATCATTTGCAAACGTTCATTATTAACGCAACTCAACCGTTGATGCCAGGAAGTAAATTACTGGATGCCGACACAAACCAGGAAGTGGGTGAACTGGTTGATTATTGCGCCCGCGATGAACATTCTTTTTTAATTGCCGCGAGCATCTTAATTGATCACCCTCAACATATCAAAATAGAAGGTCATCACGACATCATAACGCTGTAA
- a CDS encoding cytochrome b produces the protein MLSVSFFLDDLPDSLQGVAFTIHKSLGVTVLVLVLLRLVWLMAFGRPSLPLAMPGWQKKMAHGVQYSLYIFLLLMPICGWIMSTAANRAPVYFGMFSLPIPLVPVNKQLAGFMKECHETIAWILIALIVLHVAGALKHHFIDKDNVLRRMLWERKKG, from the coding sequence ATGTTGTCAGTCAGTTTTTTTCTTGATGATCTTCCTGACTCATTACAGGGTGTGGCTTTTACAATTCACAAGTCATTGGGCGTTACGGTGCTGGTATTAGTATTACTGCGCCTGGTCTGGCTTATGGCTTTCGGGAGGCCTTCACTGCCTCTTGCGATGCCGGGCTGGCAAAAAAAAATGGCGCATGGCGTTCAATACAGTCTTTATATCTTCCTGTTGTTAATGCCGATATGTGGATGGATTATGTCGACCGCCGCTAATAGGGCCCCGGTGTATTTCGGGATGTTTTCCTTACCGATTCCCCTGGTGCCTGTTAACAAACAGTTGGCCGGGTTTATGAAGGAATGCCATGAAACTATCGCCTGGATACTTATTGCTTTAATAGTCCTGCATGTCGCCGGTGCTTTAAAGCATCATTTTATTGATAAGGACAATGTTTTACGACGGATGCTATGGGAGAGGAAAAAGGGATAG